From Phycodurus eques isolate BA_2022a chromosome 13, UOR_Pequ_1.1, whole genome shotgun sequence, a single genomic window includes:
- the espnlb gene encoding espin-like protein — MKSIKSLRQAGITAAFFTGQTVWFQFPKPQPLENLSLDDENIMRKLDCDVVSPKEPVADVILADIEALVPTHDEAGRPIAEWKRQVMVRQMQTRLQDEEDQRRKDLANEGPRMDSWKFSQTHNAVLGPFGELLTENDLVYLQQQIDNVSLQKRQQAYELELTRLMEELRSMLPDQIVNISLNKEALQQIDEQGCRSLPVCCSRVSEIVRTMSLLVANLNQTTENGVEGTITVSSFGRRLDSNRERVEKEIRQSGVSVRILRANFEGQIGGIYPFAGVVPGSQDLKNQLVSGSSGMNKLNGNTRFSGDPIKHSPVIETTSLRKERIVVLFLSHWKKSAYAISLRAAMRDAKSEQGHQRIPSLFQFCQKRGAVDKMLTSWRNKLQLRGAPTSHLALSQIQLAAYSPEQFLLEVDGAVVSHDCLTLDLFMLGYFHILEQELSPVERKMRHLLCFEVFDHVGSFPWEMVRKFHKVVLQEIRAGKRHWSDGFDDIKLRFFGQSEPKSDSGPVPSLAVQSASLDEGGRGTDLSCFNNEDICQFIDRSFAFWKEKEAEIFDFEK, encoded by the exons ATGAAGTCCATCAAGTCCCTGAGGCAGGCTGGCATCACGGCGGCTTTCTTCACTGGACAAACG GTTTGGTTCCAGTTCCCCAAACCCCAGCCTCTGGAGAACCTCAGCTTGGATGATGAAAACATAATGAGA AAACTTGACTGCGACGTGGTTTCGCCGAAGGAACCAGTTGCGGATGTGATCCTGGCCGACATCGAGGCCCTGGTGCCCACTCACGACGAGGCCGGTCGCCCCATTGCTGAGTGGAAACGTCAGGTGATGGTGAGACAGATGCAGACCCGACTACAGGATGAGGAGGACCAGAGGAGAAAG GACCTGGCAAATGAAGGCCCACGTATGGACAGCTGGAAGTTCTCCCAGACCCATAATGCTGTCTTGGGGCCCTTTGGAGAGCTTCTAACTGAAAATGACCTGGTGTATCTCCAACAGCAGATTGACAACGTGTCCCTCCAGAAGCGTCAACAGGCCTACGAGCTGGAGCTGACCAGGTTAATGGAAGAACTGAGGTCTATGTTACCAGATCAGATTGTGAACATCTCCCTGAACAAAGAGGCTCTGCAGCAGATCGATGAGCAGGGGTGCCGATCACTACCAGTCTGCTGTAGCCGAGTCTCAGAGATAGTCAGGACTATGTCGCTGTTGGTGGCCAACCTGAACCAGACCACTGAAAATGGAGTTGAGGGGACCATT ACAGTGTCCAGTTTTGGTCGTCGCTTGGACAGCAACAGGGAACGGGTGGAGAAAGAGATTCGTCAGTCCGGGGTGTCTGTCAGAATCCTCAGAGCCAACTTTGAGGGTCAGATTGGTGGCATTTATCCCTTTGCCGGGGTGGTTCCAGGTAGCCAGGACTTGAAGAACCAATTAGTATCTGGATCGTCAGGGATGAACAAGCTAAATGGTAACACAAGGTTCAGTGGAGATCCTATCAAGCATTCACCCGTGATAGAGACCACTAGTCTAAGGAAAGAGCGCATTGTAGTTCTGTTCCTGAGCCACTGGAAGAAGTCGGCTTACGCTATTTCTTTGCGGGCAGCCATGCGGGATGCAAAATCGGAACAAGGCCATCAGAGAATCCCATCCTTGTTTCAGTTCTGCCAAAAGCGTGGCGCGGTGGACAAGATGTTAACCTCCTGGAGGAATAAACTCCAGCTCCGCGGTGCTCCAACATCCCATTTGGCATTGTCCCAAATTCAACTGGCTGCGTACTCTCCAGAGCAATTCCTACTCGAGGTGGATGGAGCGGTTGTGAGCCACGATTGCTTGACGTTGGACCTCTTCATGCTGGGATACTTCCACATTTTGGAGCAGGAGTTGTCACCAGTTGAGAGGAAGATGAGGCATCTGCTCTGCTTCGAAGTCTTTGACCACGTGGGGAGTTTCCCCTGGGAGATGGTGAGGAAATTCCACAAGGTTGTTCTCCAGGAAATCAGAGCCGGGAAGCGACATTGGAGTGATGGCTTCGATGACATCAAACTTCGCTTCTTTGGTCAGTCGGAACCAAAGTCAGATTCCGGGCCAGTGCCTTCGCTTGCAGTTCAGAGTGCTTCATTGGATGAGGGCGGCAGAGGTACGGACTTGTCCTGCTTCAACAATGAGGATATTTGTCAATTTATTGATCGCAGCTTTGCTTTCTGGAAGGAGAAGGAAGCGGAAATctttgattttgaaaagtag